ATTGCCGCCGCTTATGCCGAAGCCAAAGACCTGGGTGTGTCGCTTGACGAAACGGAAAAGGGCGAGCAGATGGCACGTTATTTTGGTTATCCGAATTTAATTTTGACAAATTGTTTGGAGTTTAGGTTTTTTAGAAATGGAGAAAAATATGAAACCGTAAAAATTGCTGAAATAAAAAATAGCGAAATCGCGTCGGTTGAAGATAGTTTTAATCTTTTGGAAGATACACTCTTGGCATTTATCAAAGAAGCCAAAGAGCCGATTAAGTCCGGTGTTGTTCTCGCCAAAGTGATGGCCGGCCAGGCGCGGCGCATTCGCGACAATATCAAAAAATATTTAAAAGAGGGCGACGAAAAGAAAAATGAAAGTTTGATTGCCGTTTATAATACTATTAAAAAATTATTACTCGCCGATTTGGATCACGAAAAATTTGCCGATATGTACGCCCAGACAGTTGTCTACGGTTTATTCGCGGCTCGCTATCATGATAAAACGGCAGACACTTTTTCTCGTGGAGAGGCGCGCGATTTGGTGCCAAAATCCAACCCATTTTTACGTAAATTTTTTGACCACATTGCCGGAGAAGATTTTGACGAGCGCGTAGAGTTTATTGTCAATGAACTCTGCGAAGAATTTAAGCACGCCGATATTCAGGCGATCGTGCATGATTATTACAAAGTGGAAAAGGACGACAGCCGCGACCCGATTGTTCATTTTTACGAAGATTTTTTGCAGGAGTATGATGCGGCCGAACGAAAAAAGATGGGAGTTTTTTATACCCCCTTGCCGGTGGTGTGTTTTATTGTTCGCGCGATTGATGATGTTTTGAAAAAAGAATTTGGTCTAAACGGTTTGGCTGATACTTCCAGAACGGAAATAAAAGGGTTGCAGGGAATGAAGGCAAAACAGTCGGTTCACAAAGTTCAAATACTTGATCCGGCGACCGGTACCGGCACATTTTTAAACGAAGTGATTTTGCAAATTAAAAAATCATTTGTCGGACAAGAGGGCCGATGGTCAAGTTATGTTCGTGATGATTTACTGCCGCGGTTGCACGGATTTGAAATAATGATGGCGCCGTACACCATCGCCCATCTTAAACTTTCCACGCTTTTGAAAGAAACTGGAGTGGATATAAAAGACGAACGTATAGAAATTTACCTCACTAATTCTCTGGAAAAAGCGGATAAATATGATGATACGCTTTTTGCCGGTTTAGGTTTTGATAAAGCTATCACGGAAGAATCTCGTTTAGCCGGAAAAGTTAAAAATGATTTGCCAATAATGGTAGTGCTCGGCAATCCGCCGTACAATGTCAGCTCACAAAATAAAGGCGAATGGATCGGCGAGTTGATAAAAGATTATAAAAAAGATCTGGATGAAAGGAATATACAACCTTTATCCGATGATTATATTAAATTTATCCGCTTCGCCCAATATCTTGTAGACAAAAATGGCGAGGGAATTATTGGGATGATTACCAACAATTCTTACATTGACGGAATTACCCATCGCCAAATGCGTAAAAATCTTTTGGAAACTTTTGATAGTATTTATATTTTGGATTTGCACGGCAATGCTAAGAAAAAAGAAACCGCGCCCGACGGCAGCGTTGATCAAAATGTATTTAGTATAATGCAAGGCGTGTCCATCGCGCTGTTTGTCAAAAAAGCAGGCAAGAAAAAATCACTCGGCACGGTTTATCACGCTGA
The sequence above is drawn from the Patescibacteria group bacterium genome and encodes:
- a CDS encoding type ISP restriction/modification enzyme is translated as MNGQFVKEFVSTISEKYKTGQAKEMAYRPALEKLFQDITGLNVINDPKRSEYGAPDFVFIKGKIAAAYAEAKDLGVSLDETEKGEQMARYFGYPNLILTNCLEFRFFRNGEKYETVKIAEIKNSEIASVEDSFNLLEDTLLAFIKEAKEPIKSGVVLAKVMAGQARRIRDNIKKYLKEGDEKKNESLIAVYNTIKKLLLADLDHEKFADMYAQTVVYGLFAARYHDKTADTFSRGEARDLVPKSNPFLRKFFDHIAGEDFDERVEFIVNELCEEFKHADIQAIVHDYYKVEKDDSRDPIVHFYEDFLQEYDAAERKKMGVFYTPLPVVCFIVRAIDDVLKKEFGLNGLADTSRTEIKGLQGMKAKQSVHKVQILDPATGTGTFLNEVILQIKKSFVGQEGRWSSYVRDDLLPRLHGFEIMMAPYTIAHLKLSTLLKETGVDIKDERIEIYLTNSLEKADKYDDTLFAGLGFDKAITEESRLAGKVKNDLPIMVVLGNPPYNVSSQNKGEWIGELIKDYKKDLDERNIQPLSDDYIKFIRFAQYLVDKNGEGIIGMITNNSYIDGITHRQMRKNLLETFDSIYILDLHGNAKKKETAPDGSVDQNVFSIMQGVSIALFVKKAGKKKSLGTVYHAELFGKQKDKYEALNNFDFEKMKWNKIDCKDPYYFFVPKDFRAEDEYKEGISVTNLFQKWASGVATAKDDLIIKFSVDEIKELRASFSRYSDQEIAQKYQVDQKKVVQVRKDMDNVIGEYTPILYRPFDTRYTLYSPNSEGVFQRPRPEIMKHLLKDNLAILTCKQQTSFDFQHVFLSATITDRCGVSLQTGEVGYVFPLYLYADDGSKIPNLKKEIVAEIEKIVGKVTPENVLDYIYAVLHSPSYREKYKEFLKIDFPRVPYPKNEKRFFALAKLGEELRHLHLLESSKVEKFITTYPEAGDNLVEKVVYKDGKVYINASQYFGGVPEIAWNFSIGGYQPAQKWLKDRKGRKLSNADIEHYQKIVVALVETDKLMRGIDKVNK